The following proteins are co-located in the Flectobacillus major DSM 103 genome:
- a CDS encoding sulfite oxidase: MNNKRRNFIKKSIGTSLLTVLGTEVVFAKHLPEGIQPIILDEKPTEAPGKHKEMLVLNERPWNVEAPPHLLDDAITPVDKMFIRNNGNVPEDINPDTWTLTIEGESAKTRKVFTLAELKKKFKHYTYQIQLECGGNGRSGFAPQTAGNQWKEGAISCAEWTGVRVKDVLANVGIKDDAVYVGYYGKDRHLSGDTTKVPISRGVPIKKALEDESLIAWAVNGQDIPVMHGFPLRLIFGGWAASVSGKWVEKIVIRNKVHDGEKMDGTHYRVPIFPIEPGSKVPDNEFKIIESLPVKSIITYPKSGAIIEESRTLELRGHAWAGDLAVSTLQISIDFGATWQNAELLAPKNRLAWQHWSAKVKFPRRGYYEVWAKATDTAGTSQPMVMPAWNPAGYLNNSCHRIAIKVV, encoded by the coding sequence ATGAATAATAAGAGAAGAAATTTTATTAAAAAAAGCATCGGTACAAGCTTATTGACGGTTTTGGGTACAGAAGTGGTATTTGCCAAGCATCTCCCTGAAGGGATTCAGCCTATAATACTGGACGAAAAGCCCACCGAAGCCCCTGGAAAACATAAAGAGATGTTGGTGCTAAACGAACGCCCTTGGAATGTTGAAGCCCCTCCTCATTTGCTCGACGATGCCATTACTCCTGTCGATAAAATGTTTATTAGAAATAATGGTAATGTACCCGAAGACATCAACCCCGATACTTGGACATTGACCATTGAGGGGGAATCGGCTAAAACTCGTAAGGTATTTACGTTGGCAGAACTCAAAAAGAAATTCAAACATTATACCTACCAAATACAACTCGAATGTGGAGGGAATGGCCGTAGTGGTTTTGCTCCCCAAACAGCTGGTAACCAATGGAAAGAAGGTGCTATTAGCTGTGCCGAATGGACGGGGGTACGAGTAAAAGATGTATTGGCAAATGTAGGTATCAAAGACGATGCCGTGTATGTGGGCTATTATGGCAAAGACCGACACCTCAGTGGCGATACTACCAAAGTGCCTATTTCGAGAGGTGTACCTATCAAAAAAGCCTTGGAAGATGAAAGTTTGATAGCTTGGGCTGTCAATGGACAAGATATTCCTGTGATGCACGGTTTTCCTCTAAGACTCATATTTGGGGGCTGGGCAGCATCGGTTTCGGGCAAATGGGTCGAAAAAATTGTGATTAGAAACAAAGTTCATGATGGCGAAAAAATGGATGGTACACATTACCGTGTTCCGATATTCCCGATTGAACCGGGTAGCAAAGTACCCGACAACGAGTTCAAAATTATTGAATCGTTGCCCGTAAAATCTATTATTACTTATCCTAAAAGTGGTGCTATTATTGAAGAAAGTAGAACCCTAGAATTGCGTGGTCATGCTTGGGCGGGCGATTTGGCTGTTTCGACGTTACAAATCTCGATCGACTTTGGTGCTACATGGCAAAATGCCGAGCTTCTTGCTCCTAAAAATCGTTTGGCATGGCAACACTGGTCGGCCAAAGTGAAATTCCCAAGAAGAGGCTATTACGAAGTTTGGGCAAAAGCTACCGACACAGCGGGTACTTCTCAGCCAATGGTTATGCCAGCATGGAACCCAGCAGGATACCTCAATAATTCTTGTCATCGTATTGCCATTAAAGTGGTGTAA
- a CDS encoding NUDIX hydrolase, producing the protein MTEFMSFIEHLQNRLLLPLPGEEAHKRMASSSRLKFRSTPNDRTRESAVLVLFYPSDGEIYLPLILRPAYDGVHGGQMAFPGGRKEKEDENLIRTAMREAQEEIGIRLTDVKVLGQLSKLYIAASNFYVQPVIGVMNFKPDFYPDPREVDHVIEVPLKELLNPSIIGRKILQVRGNEVDAPFYDIQDHTVWGATAMMIAEIIALIE; encoded by the coding sequence ATGACCGAATTCATGTCCTTTATTGAACACTTGCAAAATCGTCTTCTGCTGCCATTGCCCGGTGAAGAAGCCCACAAACGCATGGCATCTAGTTCGAGGCTCAAATTCAGGTCAACGCCCAATGACCGTACTCGTGAAAGTGCTGTGTTGGTATTGTTTTATCCTTCCGATGGCGAAATTTATTTGCCTTTAATTTTACGTCCAGCCTACGATGGTGTACATGGTGGCCAAATGGCTTTTCCAGGTGGGAGAAAAGAAAAAGAAGACGAAAACCTGATAAGAACTGCTATGCGAGAAGCTCAGGAAGAAATCGGTATTCGGCTAACCGATGTCAAGGTGTTGGGGCAGTTATCGAAGCTCTACATTGCAGCCTCCAACTTTTATGTACAACCTGTAATAGGTGTTATGAACTTCAAGCCCGATTTTTATCCTGACCCACGTGAAGTAGACCACGTGATTGAAGTTCCTTTAAAGGAATTACTCAATCCATCTATTATAGGAAGAAAAATCCTACAAGTACGTGGTAATGAAGTGGATGCCCCATTTTATGACATCCAAGACCATACCGTTTGGGGAGCTACCGCTATGATGATTGCAGAAATTATTGCGTTGATAGAATAA
- a CDS encoding SanA/YdcF family protein, with translation MKNTLEISIQEPINITRFVKRVIKGLIAIIFLAIVGILLCNIWIVLTTANRNYYDINSLPPNDFALVLGTSKSVHRGKENLFFKYRMEAAARLFKEGKVKFLILSGNHDSVFYNEPADMRNALLQLGVPANVMILDFAGFRTYDSIFRCKNVFSQHRFTIVSQPTHNARALFLAEQLGVDAVAFAAQDVPSGYKTYIREYLACPKAILDVYFLETSKYSKDN, from the coding sequence ATGAAAAATACGCTTGAAATATCTATTCAAGAGCCTATTAATATTACTCGGTTTGTCAAAAGGGTAATAAAAGGCTTAATCGCTATTATTTTTTTAGCGATAGTAGGTATTTTATTGTGTAATATATGGATTGTTCTTACCACAGCTAATCGCAATTACTACGACATTAATAGTTTGCCACCCAACGACTTTGCATTGGTGTTGGGTACAAGCAAATCAGTACATCGGGGCAAAGAAAATCTGTTTTTCAAATACAGGATGGAAGCCGCTGCCCGCCTTTTTAAAGAAGGTAAAGTTAAATTCTTGATTTTGAGTGGCAATCACGATTCGGTATTTTATAACGAACCTGCTGATATGCGAAACGCTCTTTTGCAATTAGGTGTACCTGCCAATGTCATGATTTTAGACTTTGCAGGCTTTCGTACCTACGACTCTATTTTTCGTTGTAAAAATGTTTTTAGTCAACATCGGTTTACCATTGTTTCGCAACCAACGCATAATGCCAGAGCCTTATTTCTGGCCGAACAATTAGGCGTAGATGCCGTAGCTTTTGCTGCACAAGATGTACCTTCGGGCTACAAAACCTACATTCGTGAGTATTTGGCCTGTCCTAAAGCTATTCTTGATGTCTATTTCCTCGAAACATCTAAGTATTCAAAAGATAACTAA
- a CDS encoding MerR family transcriptional regulator, with protein MQNLTKRYYSISEVAQMFNINISKLRFWEEQFPTLNPKRDRSGDRKYTQQDINHLKEIIQLVNEDGHTIDGAKKALERNKQRKTTNQNVVDTLVGLRDFFKKLRDSLDENGEENDEPFL; from the coding sequence ATGCAAAATCTTACAAAGCGTTATTACTCTATTTCGGAGGTAGCTCAGATGTTTAATATCAACATCTCGAAGCTGCGTTTTTGGGAAGAACAGTTCCCTACGCTCAACCCAAAACGTGACCGTTCTGGGGATAGAAAATATACACAACAAGATATTAATCATTTGAAAGAAATCATTCAACTCGTTAATGAGGATGGACACACGATAGATGGTGCCAAAAAAGCCCTCGAAAGAAATAAGCAACGAAAAACAACTAATCAAAATGTAGTGGATACATTGGTTGGGCTTCGGGATTTTTTTAAAAAACTAAGAGACTCTTTGGATGAAAATGGAGAGGAAAATGACGAACCTTTTTTATAA
- a CDS encoding aminodeoxychorismate synthase component I, giving the protein MNYKKQILPSAALLAIDKMNQLGQSRTPFLFVIDYEMQKPVILPLTEVANTGIYFKIGDVTNFDFNKSEAVDIQLDKYPISLDEYQQSFDKVHQHLQRGDSFLVNLTKPTPISVNLTLAQIFARNTSKYQLLFKDDFVLFSPETFVQINHGIISSHPMKGTISAQIPDAEELILKDKKELAEHATIVDLIRNDISMIAEKVWVERFRYIDKVATHEGELLQVSSEICGKLPINYYEQLGTLFFKMLPAGSITGAPKPQTQEIIKAAEGYERGYYTGVFGLFDGQNLDSAVMIRFIEETPHGKVFKSGGGITIFANARSEYQEMIDKVYLPK; this is encoded by the coding sequence ATGAATTACAAAAAACAAATACTTCCTTCGGCTGCCTTACTAGCCATTGACAAGATGAATCAATTAGGACAATCTCGTACTCCGTTTTTGTTTGTGATTGATTATGAAATGCAAAAACCCGTTATTTTACCACTGACCGAAGTTGCGAATACTGGAATTTATTTCAAAATAGGAGATGTAACTAATTTTGATTTTAATAAGAGTGAAGCGGTTGATATACAGCTAGATAAATATCCTATTTCGTTGGATGAGTACCAGCAATCGTTTGATAAAGTACATCAACATTTGCAAAGGGGCGATAGCTTTTTGGTCAATTTAACCAAGCCAACGCCTATTTCGGTAAACCTTACTTTAGCTCAGATTTTTGCGAGAAATACCTCTAAATATCAGTTGCTTTTCAAAGACGACTTTGTGCTTTTTTCTCCAGAAACTTTTGTACAAATCAATCATGGCATTATTTCTTCGCACCCTATGAAGGGTACTATTTCGGCACAAATACCCGATGCCGAAGAGCTTATTTTGAAAGATAAAAAAGAACTGGCCGAGCATGCTACAATTGTAGATTTAATCAGAAATGATATTAGTATGATAGCCGAAAAAGTTTGGGTTGAAAGGTTTCGGTATATCGACAAAGTCGCTACACATGAAGGAGAATTATTACAAGTTAGTTCAGAAATTTGTGGTAAACTCCCTATCAATTATTATGAACAATTGGGTACTTTATTTTTCAAAATGCTACCTGCGGGTTCTATTACTGGAGCTCCCAAGCCTCAAACCCAAGAGATTATCAAAGCTGCCGAAGGATACGAACGGGGCTATTATACAGGGGTATTTGGCCTATTTGATGGACAAAATTTGGATAGTGCCGTCATGATTCGGTTTATTGAAGAAACACCCCATGGCAAGGTATTTAAAAGCGGTGGGGGAATTACCATTTTTGCCAATGCCAGATCAGAATATCAAGAAATGATAGATAAGGTATACCTGCCAAAATAA
- a CDS encoding RBBP9/YdeN family alpha/beta hydrolase, giving the protein MIYSILNVPGLANSGPKHWQSIWEKQYPQSFLRVHQDNWDLPVCEDWVYQLQQTIASLTQPTLIVAHSLGCITVAHWAEKFYSPFIEGALLVAPADADRHKKNILDFIVGFNPIPTNPLPFKSVVIASTNDQYATIERAEQMARQWQSTFVNIGEKGHINANSALDDWKEGKTLLKTHFARLSFDFQ; this is encoded by the coding sequence ATGATATATTCCATCTTGAATGTTCCTGGATTAGCCAATTCAGGGCCAAAACATTGGCAAAGTATATGGGAAAAACAATACCCTCAATCTTTTTTGAGAGTACACCAAGACAACTGGGATTTGCCAGTATGTGAAGATTGGGTATATCAGCTACAACAAACTATTGCTAGCCTCACTCAGCCCACCCTTATTGTGGCACATAGCCTTGGGTGTATTACGGTGGCTCATTGGGCAGAAAAGTTCTATTCTCCTTTTATTGAAGGAGCATTGTTGGTAGCTCCAGCAGATGCCGACCGACACAAAAAGAATATTCTCGACTTTATTGTAGGTTTCAATCCTATTCCTACCAATCCTCTTCCTTTCAAATCGGTAGTAATAGCCAGTACCAACGACCAATACGCTACTATTGAGCGGGCAGAACAAATGGCTCGGCAATGGCAAAGTACTTTTGTAAATATCGGCGAGAAAGGGCATATCAATGCCAATTCGGCCTTGGATGATTGGAAAGAGGGAAAAACTTTACTCAAAACGCACTTTGCCAGACTTTCATTCGACTTTCAGTAA
- a CDS encoding DNA gyrase/topoisomerase IV subunit A, translating into MENENQTENFDENNNTKNGEALHEQVAVAGLYENWFLEYASYVILERAVPAVEDGLKPVQRRILHALNEMDDGRFNKVANVIGQTMQYHPHGDASINEALVNMGQKDLLFDCQGNWGDIRTGDSAAAARYIEVRLSKFAHEVVFNPQTTEWQLSYDGRKKEPITLPVKFPLLLAQGVEGIAVGLATKIMPHNFCELIEASIDILKNKPIEIFPDFMMGGYVDVTNYNDGQRGGKIRIRAKIEEFDKKTLIIKDIPFSTTTTSLIDSIIKANDAGKIKIKKVIDNTAKDVEIQVQLAPGTSPDVTIDALYAFTDCEISISPNACVIIGDKPHFVGVSEILKVCTHQTVQLLEQELQIRKGELMEKILFSSLEKIFIENRIYRKIEACETFEEVLETVDKGLKPFKKQFYRQIVEEDLLRLLEIRIKRISKYDSFKADELMLRLEEELREVEDNLANIIRYSIDYYKNLLKKYGKGRERKTEIRNFNTISAAVVAAANQKLYVDREGGFIGYGLKKEEYVMDCSDIDDIIIFRKDGHCLVTKIQDKVFVGKDIIYCSVFKKNDDRKVYNLVYFDGKSGISYIKRFKVTAVTRDREYNLTAGNPKSKVLHFTANDNGEAEVISVNLTASCTARVKQFDFDFKTLLIKGRDSMGNVLTKYPVRKITIKSAGVSTLGGLDIWYDPTIGRLNRDEHGKYLGNFEAKDNILVIYNNGQYELTNFELTNRYEPKDIAVLAKFVPENIITAVYLDGGTKQYFVKRFKIETTTVDKKFLFISDEKGSKLQFASIDVYPRIQLSYKKDEKGAVVETEDLNLDELADVRGWKAQGSKLTPYKVQLIKPLASKVVEIETSSDEPEGANAIVVNIPVADKLTPPEEIEFPDTVDSSTGEQLGLF; encoded by the coding sequence ATGGAAAACGAGAATCAGACAGAAAATTTCGACGAAAACAACAACACAAAGAACGGGGAGGCATTACATGAGCAAGTAGCTGTGGCTGGTTTGTACGAAAACTGGTTTCTGGAATATGCTTCGTATGTAATTTTAGAACGTGCCGTACCAGCCGTAGAAGATGGCCTCAAACCTGTACAAAGAAGAATATTACATGCCCTTAATGAAATGGACGATGGCCGTTTCAACAAAGTTGCCAATGTAATAGGTCAAACCATGCAATATCACCCGCATGGCGATGCCTCTATCAACGAAGCTTTGGTAAATATGGGCCAAAAAGACCTACTCTTTGATTGTCAGGGCAACTGGGGTGATATTCGTACGGGCGACAGTGCCGCTGCTGCTCGTTATATTGAAGTTCGCTTATCTAAGTTTGCTCATGAAGTAGTATTTAACCCTCAGACTACCGAATGGCAACTCTCTTACGACGGCCGTAAAAAAGAACCGATTACCCTTCCTGTAAAATTCCCCCTTTTATTAGCACAAGGAGTAGAAGGTATTGCTGTTGGTTTGGCTACCAAAATTATGCCTCACAATTTTTGTGAACTCATTGAAGCGTCTATTGATATTCTGAAAAATAAACCTATCGAAATCTTCCCCGACTTTATGATGGGGGGCTATGTCGATGTTACCAATTACAACGATGGCCAACGAGGTGGCAAAATCAGAATCAGAGCCAAAATCGAAGAATTCGATAAAAAAACACTCATTATCAAGGATATTCCTTTTAGTACCACAACCACAAGTTTGATTGATTCGATTATCAAGGCCAACGATGCTGGAAAAATCAAAATCAAAAAGGTAATTGACAATACCGCCAAAGACGTAGAAATACAAGTACAGCTTGCCCCAGGTACATCGCCCGATGTTACTATCGATGCCCTTTATGCTTTTACCGATTGTGAAATCTCTATTTCGCCCAATGCCTGTGTGATCATTGGCGATAAGCCTCACTTTGTGGGTGTAAGCGAAATATTAAAGGTATGTACCCACCAAACTGTACAGTTACTTGAACAAGAGCTTCAGATTCGTAAAGGTGAATTAATGGAAAAAATCTTGTTCAGCTCTTTGGAAAAGATTTTTATCGAAAACCGTATTTACCGTAAAATAGAAGCTTGCGAAACTTTTGAAGAGGTACTCGAAACAGTTGATAAAGGATTGAAGCCTTTCAAAAAACAGTTTTATAGACAAATCGTTGAGGAGGATTTGCTCCGTTTGCTCGAAATCAGAATCAAGCGTATTTCTAAATACGACTCCTTCAAAGCCGACGAGTTGATGCTTCGTCTTGAAGAAGAATTGCGTGAGGTAGAAGATAACCTAGCCAATATTATTCGCTATTCTATCGACTATTATAAAAACCTTTTGAAAAAATATGGCAAAGGGCGTGAACGCAAAACCGAAATTCGCAACTTCAATACTATCTCGGCTGCAGTGGTGGCTGCCGCCAACCAAAAACTGTATGTTGACCGTGAAGGAGGCTTTATTGGCTATGGCCTAAAGAAAGAAGAATATGTCATGGACTGCTCGGATATCGACGATATTATTATCTTTAGAAAAGATGGACATTGCCTAGTCACTAAAATACAGGATAAGGTTTTCGTAGGAAAAGACATAATTTACTGCTCGGTATTCAAAAAGAACGACGACCGCAAAGTTTACAACTTGGTGTACTTCGACGGAAAGTCGGGCATTAGCTATATAAAACGTTTTAAAGTAACAGCCGTAACCCGTGACCGCGAGTATAACCTAACAGCAGGAAACCCTAAATCGAAGGTGTTACACTTTACAGCCAACGACAATGGCGAAGCCGAAGTAATATCGGTAAACCTAACAGCATCGTGTACAGCTCGTGTAAAACAGTTTGATTTTGATTTTAAAACCTTGCTTATCAAAGGCCGTGACTCGATGGGCAACGTATTAACCAAATATCCTGTCAGAAAAATAACTATCAAATCGGCAGGGGTTTCTACATTGGGTGGACTCGACATTTGGTACGACCCAACTATCGGTCGATTAAACCGTGATGAGCATGGCAAATACTTAGGGAATTTTGAAGCTAAAGATAACATCTTGGTAATTTACAACAATGGGCAGTATGAACTCACCAATTTTGAACTTACCAATCGTTATGAACCTAAAGATATTGCTGTTTTAGCAAAATTTGTCCCAGAGAATATTATCACAGCGGTATATTTAGATGGTGGAACAAAACAATATTTTGTTAAAAGATTCAAGATAGAAACAACGACTGTCGATAAGAAGTTTTTGTTTATTTCGGATGAAAAAGGTTCTAAACTACAATTTGCCTCAATTGATGTATATCCGAGAATCCAACTTTCGTATAAAAAAGACGAGAAAGGGGCAGTTGTCGAAACCGAAGACCTTAATTTAGATGAATTAGCCGACGTAAGGGGCTGGAAAGCACAAGGTAGCAAACTAACTCCGTACAAAGTGCAGCTTATAAAACCATTAGCATCTAAAGTAGTTGAAATAGAGACTTCTAGCGATGAACCCGAAGGTGCAAATGCTATCGTAGTAAATATTCCAGTGGCAGATAAATTAACCCCTCCCGAAGAAATCGAGTTTCCAGATACTGTAGACTCATCGACGGGCGAACAGCTAGGGTTGTTTTAG
- the alaS gene encoding alanine--tRNA ligase — translation MTSREIRQQFLDFFVSKGHLIVPSAPLVAKNDPTLMFNNSGMAQFKDFFLGNGTPPSKRIADTQKCLRVSGKHNDLEDVGFDTYHHTMFEMLGNWSFGDYFKKEALAWSWELLTEVYKLPKDRIYVSVFKGDEKDGVPFDQEAWDIWKAIVGEDRIILGNKKDNFWEMGETGPCGPCSEIHIDLRNADEVANTPGKDLVNADHPQVVEIWNNVFMQFERMADGSLVPLPAKHVDTGMGFERLCMAIQGKQSNYDTDVFQGTIQFIAGKAGKTYGQEKWTDIALRVIADHIRAIAFAIADGQLPSNNKAGYVIRRILRRAVRYGYTYLGFREPFLHSIVPLLSAQFDGVFPELISQQDFVAKVILEEENSFLRTLENGLKLLDKITVDLKATNQTIINGEVVFELNDTFGFPVDLTALIARENGLSIDEEGYKAALQAQKERSRKDATTSAEDWVILQEVDKIEFVGYDEFETVSSIVKYQKVQNKQGTQYKVVLDKTPFYAESGGQVGDKGTITLGGVALQVVDTKKENDLIVHLVNDKRFEELVSDEPLKASIDLSRRKLTNNNHTSTHLMQAALKQVLGTHVNQKGSLVNDEVLRFDFSHFQKVTDEEIAKVEEIVNQKIRENIPLLEERNVPIAEATSRGAMALFGEKYGDFVRVITFDKNYSVELCGGTHVPATGNIGLFKIVAESSVATGVRRIEAVTSEKAFEILRQQEIILDQLNDLLKAPKDLVKAVATLLEEKNTLSKKIEAFEQEKLQATKDRLLNKIVAVGTVNTIVEVVEVASADALKQLAYELKAKVGDLYCVLGAEIAGKPQLAVMIADNLVAEKGLNAGQIVRELAKEVKGGGGGQAFFATAGGSDASGLAKAIEKGRTFVA, via the coding sequence ATGACTTCCAGAGAAATAAGACAGCAGTTCTTGGACTTTTTTGTATCAAAAGGTCACTTGATTGTTCCTTCCGCTCCACTAGTAGCAAAAAACGACCCAACCTTGATGTTCAACAACTCGGGTATGGCTCAATTCAAGGATTTTTTCTTAGGTAACGGTACTCCACCTTCAAAGCGTATTGCCGATACCCAAAAATGTTTGAGAGTTTCGGGAAAGCACAACGACCTCGAAGATGTGGGCTTTGATACCTATCACCATACCATGTTTGAAATGTTGGGCAATTGGTCGTTTGGTGATTATTTCAAAAAAGAGGCTTTGGCTTGGTCTTGGGAGTTACTTACAGAAGTATATAAGTTACCCAAAGATAGAATCTATGTTTCGGTATTTAAAGGCGACGAAAAAGACGGCGTTCCTTTCGACCAAGAAGCTTGGGATATCTGGAAGGCCATTGTAGGCGAAGACCGTATCATTCTTGGAAACAAAAAAGATAATTTCTGGGAAATGGGCGAAACAGGTCCTTGTGGCCCTTGTTCTGAAATCCATATTGATTTACGCAATGCCGACGAAGTAGCCAATACACCAGGGAAAGATTTGGTTAATGCCGACCACCCTCAGGTTGTCGAAATCTGGAACAACGTATTCATGCAGTTTGAACGCATGGCCGATGGTTCGTTAGTACCTCTTCCTGCCAAGCACGTCGATACAGGTATGGGCTTTGAACGCCTTTGTATGGCTATTCAAGGCAAGCAGTCTAATTACGATACCGACGTTTTTCAAGGTACTATCCAGTTTATTGCTGGCAAAGCTGGTAAAACTTACGGACAAGAAAAATGGACTGATATTGCCCTTCGGGTAATTGCCGATCATATTCGTGCTATTGCTTTTGCTATTGCCGACGGCCAGTTACCATCCAACAACAAAGCGGGCTACGTAATTCGTCGTATTTTGCGTCGTGCTGTGCGTTATGGATATACTTATTTAGGATTTAGAGAACCGTTTTTGCATTCAATTGTGCCTTTGTTGTCGGCTCAATTTGATGGCGTATTTCCTGAATTAATTTCGCAACAAGACTTTGTGGCTAAAGTGATTTTGGAAGAAGAAAATTCTTTCTTGCGTACCCTCGAAAATGGCTTGAAGTTATTAGATAAAATTACAGTTGACCTAAAAGCTACTAACCAAACCATTATTAATGGCGAAGTAGTATTTGAGCTCAACGATACCTTCGGTTTCCCTGTCGACCTAACAGCCTTGATTGCTCGTGAAAATGGCTTATCAATCGACGAAGAGGGCTATAAGGCGGCTTTACAAGCTCAAAAAGAACGTTCTCGTAAAGATGCTACCACTTCGGCCGAAGACTGGGTAATTTTACAAGAGGTTGACAAAATCGAATTTGTGGGTTACGACGAATTTGAAACAGTTTCTTCTATCGTAAAATACCAAAAAGTACAAAACAAACAAGGTACACAATACAAAGTGGTATTGGACAAAACGCCTTTCTACGCCGAGTCGGGTGGACAAGTTGGCGACAAAGGTACAATCACTTTGGGCGGTGTAGCTTTGCAAGTAGTAGATACCAAAAAGGAAAATGACCTAATTGTTCACTTGGTAAATGACAAGCGTTTTGAAGAATTGGTGTCGGACGAACCACTCAAAGCAAGTATTGATTTGTCTCGTCGTAAATTAACCAATAACAATCACACTTCAACGCACTTGATGCAGGCTGCCCTCAAGCAAGTATTGGGTACGCATGTCAATCAAAAAGGGTCATTGGTCAATGACGAAGTATTGCGTTTTGACTTCTCGCATTTCCAGAAAGTAACCGACGAGGAAATAGCCAAGGTAGAAGAAATCGTTAATCAAAAAATCCGTGAAAATATTCCATTGCTCGAAGAACGTAACGTGCCAATTGCAGAGGCTACTTCACGTGGTGCAATGGCCTTGTTTGGCGAAAAATATGGCGATTTTGTTCGTGTTATTACTTTCGACAAAAACTATTCAGTAGAGCTTTGTGGAGGTACGCATGTGCCTGCTACGGGCAATATCGGCTTGTTCAAGATTGTTGCTGAAAGCTCGGTAGCAACAGGCGTACGCCGTATCGAAGCTGTTACGTCAGAGAAAGCTTTTGAAATTTTGCGTCAGCAAGAAATCATTTTAGACCAACTGAACGACTTACTGAAAGCACCCAAAGATTTGGTAAAAGCAGTAGCTACTCTTTTGGAAGAAAAGAATACACTTAGCAAAAAAATCGAGGCTTTTGAGCAAGAAAAATTACAAGCTACCAAAGACCGCCTACTCAACAAAATTGTGGCAGTGGGTACTGTAAATACTATTGTAGAAGTAGTAGAAGTAGCATCGGCCGATGCCCTCAAGCAATTGGCTTATGAACTGAAAGCAAAAGTAGGTGATTTGTATTGTGTTTTGGGAGCAGAAATTGCAGGAAAACCACAATTGGCGGTTATGATTGCCGACAACTTGGTAGCAGAAAAAGGGTTGAATGCTGGTCAGATTGTACGTGAATTGGCCAAGGAAGTAAAAGGTGGAGGAGGCGGTCAGGCGTTTTTTGCAACGGCTGGAGGCTCGGATGCAAGCGGTTTGGCAAAGGCTATCGAAAAAGGAAGAACTTTTGTAGCATAA